In the genome of Bosea sp. BIWAKO-01, the window CCTCCTCGCGGATCGAGAGCATCAGGTCGTCGCGCACCGCGGGCTCGACCGTCTTGCCGAAGTCGATCAGCGTCGTTGCCGATCCCAGCACCGTCGCCAGCGGCGTGCGCAGATCATGGCTGACGGAGTTGAGCAGCGCCGAGCGCAGCCGATCACTGCGGCGGAGCGCCTCCGCGTCGACGGCCGCGGCGGCCAGCTCGGCCCGCTCCAGCGCGATCGCCCCCTGATCGAGCAGCGCCAGCGCGAAGCGTTCGTTCTCGGCGTCGAGCAGCGCCTGGGGTTCGAACCCGACGACGCCCGAGCGCGAACGCACGCCCTGCAACGCGCGGAACGTCCAGGCAGCATTGGGCAAGGTGCCGGTGCCGGCACCGGCCGGCTCGCCGCGCGTCCAGGTCCAGCGTGCCGCGGTCATGTCTGCTGTGCTGAGCGCTTCGAGCGCAGGCGCTCCGGCCGCCGCAGCGATTTCCTCGCCATGGGGCAGGAAGACGACGACTTTACCGGACGTCGCGGCCGAAAGCTGCTCGGCCAGGATCGTGGCAGCATCCTCCTTGCGCGCGGCTCCCGACAGCCGCCGGCTCGCGGCGAGCAATGCGGAGATTGCCGAGGCTCGTCGTGCGGTGGCCCTGGCCTGATCCCGGACCCGCCCTGTAAGGCCCCCCGTCGTCATCGCCACCGCGAAGAAGACGAGGAATGTTAGGACATCCGCGGGATGGCCGATCCAGAAGCTCAGCAGCGGCTCGAGGAAGAAGAAATTATAGGCGACCGCGGCGAAGGCTGCCGCCGTGACGGCTGGCCAGAGACCAAATGCGAGCCCCGATATCAGCACGCTGACCATGAACAGCATGGCGAGATTGGCATTCTCGACACGGTTCTGGATCATCTCCCCGATCAGGATCGTGCCGCCAACCAGCGCTGCGGAGGCCAGGTGGCCGCCCCACTGCAGCGCGCGCTTCGGAACGGGTGATGATGGGACGGCAGGCCCGGACGCGCTCTCGGTGATGATGTGCAGCGCCGCGCCGTTCTGTGCCTCGAGCAGGGCTGGCGCCAGCGACCGGTGGAACCAGGCGCGCCAGCCCCGGCGGTGCGACTTGCCGACGACGATCTGGGTGACGTTGTTGCGCCTGGCATAGTCCAGCACGGTGGCGACGAGATCGTCGCCGGTCAGCACGACATTGGCTGCGCCGAGCTGTTCGGCGAGCTTGAGCGCTTCCGACAGGCTGCGGCCACGAGCGGAATCCGGCTCGACGCGGTTCGGCCGCTCGACATGTGCCACCGTCCAGGGCGCGTCCATCATCATGTCGGAGAGGCGCCGACCCGCGCGCACCAGCGAACTCGCCATGGCGTCCGGCCCGATCAGGACCAGGATGCGCTCGCCGGCCGCCCAGGGGCCTTCGACGCCGGCACGCTTCATCGCCTGGCTGAGCTGGTCGTCGACGGTCTGGGCGGCGCGGCGCAAGGCCAGTTCGCGCAGCGCCGTCAGGTTCTCAGGCTTGAAGAAATTGTCGGCGGCGAGCCGCGCCGTCTCGGGCAGATAGACCTTGCCCTCGGCCATGCGCTGGCGCAGTTCGGTCGGAGTGATGTCGATCAGCTCGATCTCGTCCGCCCGGCTGAGGACGCTGTCCGGCACCGTTTCACGCTGGCGTACGCCGGTGATCTTCCAGACCACGTCGACGAGGCTCTCCAGATGCTGGACGTTCAGCGTTGTCCAGATGTCGATACCGGATTCGAGCAGTTCCTCGACATCCTGCCAGCGTTTCGGGTGGCGGCTGCCGGGAGCGTTGGAATGAGCATATTCGTCGACGAGCAGGAGGCGCGGTTTGACGGCCAGCGCCGCGTCGAGGTCGAATTCCAGCAAGGTCCGGCCGCGATGCTCGATCGGCCGGCGCGCCATGACCTCGAGCCCATCGAGCAGGGCCTCGGTCTCGCGCCTGCCATGGGTCTCGACCACGCCGACAAGGACCTCGCCATGCTCGGCCTGGGCGCGGCGGCCCTGGGACAGCATCTCGTAGGTCTTGCCGACGCCTGGAGCCATGCCCAGAAAAATCTTGAGCCGGCCGCGTTTGCGGCCGGCCTGCGCCAGAAGGGCATCGGGATCGGGGCGTCCCTGCTCCCGGAATCTGGTCTCGTCTGCAGTCATAATGCTGGGCTCATGGCGCCTTAGCTTGCGGCTTCGGGTAACGCGCGTCGAGGGCGAGATTCGCGGTCAGCACGTTTACACGCGAGCGACCGAGAAAGCCGAAGGTCGGCTCCTGCGTGTTCGCTGCGATGATCGCCGCAACCTGGTCCGGGGCGATGCCGCGGGTTTTGGCGATGCGAGCGACCTGGCGGGCCGCGTTCTCCGGCGAGATATGGGGATCCAGACCCGAAGCGGAAGCGGTAACCGCATCGGCCGGCAGGGAACCCTTCCCGTCGGCCTCCCGCAGCGCGTCGGCATCGGCCTTGATCCGCGCAGCGAGGTCCTCGTTCAAGGGCCCCAGATTCGAGCCCGAGGAGCCGGCGGCATCATAACCGTCCTTGCCGGCGGCGGAGGGGCGGGGACGCAGATAGGCGTCGCCCTTGAAGTTCTGGCCGATCAACTGCGAACCGACGATCTCGCCTTGCGTATTGCGTATCAGAGAACCGCCGGCCTGGGACGGGAAGGCCGCGCCGGCGATACCGGTGACGCCGAGCGGGTAGGCAAGGCCGAGGAGAAGGGTGAAGAACACCATCGAAACGATGGCGGGGCGAAGATGGGACAGCATGGGTTGCTCCTTGTCCGCGGCGTCAGGCGAGCTTCAGGGCTGCGACGATCATGTCGATCAGCTTGATGCCGACGAAGGGCGCGATCAGCCCGCCGATGCCATAGAGGGTGAGGTTGCGCGAGAGCAGCTTGGCGGCGCCGATGGCGCGATAGCGCACGCCGCGCAGGGCGAGCGGGATCAGCGCGACGATGACCAGCGCGTTGAAGATCACGGCAGAGAGGATGGCGCTGTGCGGGCTTGTGAGCCCCATGACGTTGAGGGCGCCCAAGGCCGGCAGCGCCGCCACGAACAGGGCCGGGATGATCGCGAAATACTTGGCGACGTCGTTGGCGATCGAGAAGGTGGTCAGTGCTCCGCGCGTGATCAGGAGCTGCTTGCCGACCTCGACGATCTCCAGGACCTTGGTCGGATCGCTGTCGAGATCGACCATGTTGCCGGCCTCGCGGGCCGCTTGCGCGCCGGTCTGCATGGCCACGCCGACATCGGCTTGCGCCAGCGCCGGAGCGTCATTGGCGCCGTCGCCGCACATTGCGACGAGACGGCCCTTGGCCTGCTCGGTGCGGATCATGCGCAGCTTGTCCTCCGGCGTCGCCTCGGCGAGAAAATCGTCGACGCCGGCTTCGGAAGCGATGGCCGCAGCGGTGACGGGATTGTCGCCGGTGATCATCACGGTGCGCACACCCATGCGGCGAAGATCGGCGAAGCGATCCTTGACGCCAGGCTTCACCACATCCTTGAGGTGGATGACGCCGACCAGCGCACCGTTCTCGCTGACCGCGAGCGGCGTGCCGCCCGAGCGGGCGATGCGGTCGACCGCGTGGCGCATC includes:
- a CDS encoding sensor histidine kinase KdpD encodes the protein MTADETRFREQGRPDPDALLAQAGRKRGRLKIFLGMAPGVGKTYEMLSQGRRAQAEHGEVLVGVVETHGRRETEALLDGLEVMARRPIEHRGRTLLEFDLDAALAVKPRLLLVDEYAHSNAPGSRHPKRWQDVEELLESGIDIWTTLNVQHLESLVDVVWKITGVRQRETVPDSVLSRADEIELIDITPTELRQRMAEGKVYLPETARLAADNFFKPENLTALRELALRRAAQTVDDQLSQAMKRAGVEGPWAAGERILVLIGPDAMASSLVRAGRRLSDMMMDAPWTVAHVERPNRVEPDSARGRSLSEALKLAEQLGAANVVLTGDDLVATVLDYARRNNVTQIVVGKSHRRGWRAWFHRSLAPALLEAQNGAALHIITESASGPAVPSSPVPKRALQWGGHLASAALVGGTILIGEMIQNRVENANLAMLFMVSVLISGLAFGLWPAVTAAAFAAVAYNFFFLEPLLSFWIGHPADVLTFLVFFAVAMTTGGLTGRVRDQARATARRASAISALLAASRRLSGAARKEDAATILAEQLSAATSGKVVVFLPHGEEIAAAAGAPALEALSTADMTAARWTWTRGEPAGAGTGTLPNAAWTFRALQGVRSRSGVVGFEPQALLDAENERFALALLDQGAIALERAELAAAAVDAEALRRSDRLRSALLNSVSHDLRTPLATVLGSATTLIDFGKTVEPAVRDDLMLSIREEAERLNRYVGDLLDMSRLEGGALVTRRDWTDVRDVIAAAIERVSRRLGHRRVQRDFPAALSAVRADPGLLEQALVNILENAITYSEDGSLIETAAYEDRGNVVISIEDEGRGIPTAELERVFEKFRRLEESTDRGGERGKGAGLGLAISKGFVEAMGGRIAAASPIQDRPDGTPGGTRILISLRKDSAPGATT
- the kdpC gene encoding potassium-transporting ATPase subunit KdpC; amino-acid sequence: MLSHLRPAIVSMVFFTLLLGLAYPLGVTGIAGAAFPSQAGGSLIRNTQGEIVGSQLIGQNFKGDAYLRPRPSAAGKDGYDAAGSSGSNLGPLNEDLAARIKADADALREADGKGSLPADAVTASASGLDPHISPENAARQVARIAKTRGIAPDQVAAIIAANTQEPTFGFLGRSRVNVLTANLALDARYPKPQAKAP